The genomic DNA ttttaatcagtctctcatatttcaaacttgtaagtaacagtcaGGCAAGGAGTATTAATTTATcgttgttttctcaacttgtgaattttacctttgctagagggaagtttatccctgttttattgtaactttgaaactaaggctacaggggttcctctgggctctttgaatctgattactctgtaaagttattttccatcctgattttataaagatgatttttacattatctttttaataaaatcctttaaTAAAatcctgactgatttttccattgtccaaagacccaggggtttgggtctttgatcactttgtaatcAAGCCTCCCTAGGAAAGGGTGTGTaaaggcttggggggatattttgagggaagaggaactccaagtgatcctttccctgtttcttgttaagtcacttagtggtggcagggtaccaggttttaacctatgctggtagaaataagctaagggggctttcatgcgggtccctacatctgtaccctagagatcagagtggggaaggaacactGACAACATTCATATCTCATTCTGAGTTATTATCCCAAAATAAGATGAGACAGAGACCTCACTACGGACTTTGCTATGACTACTTATTTTATAGGCAATgatctcagatactatggtaaatGGTAGCAATACATGATAGATAGATTACAATCTTATTAacattgctgtgtaaacatacagAAACTCCTTTTATTCTTGAGTCATGTTTGTCTGTATTTTTACTAGTGGAAATATCCAATTCTGCATAAACTGCACAGTATTTTCTCATGGAGGTAATAAGATCATCAGCtgattatatttataaagaaacatAATGAAATTGCTATCGAAGgagaaatatggacattttgttCTTAGTGAATAACCTCCAACCTATCCATTTACTCAGAGCATCTTTGATCTCTTTGTTTCTCATGCTGTAGATAATTGGATTCATCATGGGTGGCAACACGGAATAGAGAACAGCCACTATGAGATTCAGAACTGATGttgagctggaggtgggtttcaggtaggcaaagGCAGAAGTACAGAGGAACAACGAGACTACAAAAAGGTGagggaggcaggtggagaaggctttatgccaGCCCTGTTTAGAAGGGATTCTCAGCACTgctttgaagatctgaacatatgacacaattatGGAAACAAAGCAGCTGGAGGCTAAGCACATACTAAAGATGAGAAACCCGACTTCAAAGTGATATGAGTCAGAGCAGGGGAACTTGAGTAtctgggggatttcacagaagaactgatccaccatGTTTTCTCCACAGAAAGACATTGCAAACGTGTTCCTTGTGTGCAGTGCAGAGTAGAGAATAccactgatccaggcactggctgccatttggacacaagctctcctgttcatcacgatcacatagtgcagtggttggcagatggcgacaTATCGGTCATATGCCGTGACAGTCAGTATGGCAAAACCTGCTGAAACAAAGACAACAACTAGAAAAATTTGAGTGACACATCCAGAATACGAAATTGATCTGGTGTTCATGAGggaattggccatggatttggggatggtgacagagatggagcTGAGGTCTAGGATagacagattcatcaggaagaaatacatggggatGTGAAGGTGGTGGTCAAGGGCTAtggctgtgatgatgagaagGTTCCCGAGCAGGGATGTTAGGTAAAGCAGTAGAAACACCACGAAgtgtaaaatctgcagctcccgaatgtcagagaatcccaggagaagaaaTTCAGTCACggtggtttggttggacattGTCTTCCTCAGTACATTATGTAACCTTGGGCCAATCatttcccctctttctgcctctgtttcaACCCCCCCTCACCGCCCACTTCCGTATCTACTAGGACTTTAAGGCCTTTCGGAGAGAGGCtgtgggacagatttttaaaggtattgagaCACTAAGTGGGATTCGCAAAAGAATCAAGCCCCCTTGAAATCAAAGAGTTGTGAGCTCCTGGGTTCTTCTGAAAATATCACTAGGCATATCTTTGGAAATGTAGCCCTTTGTCTTACTCTAATTATGTTCTGCACACTCATTTACAACATTTATACTTAGCTGACAGCAGTGTGGAGCTATGCCAGGAGGTCTGGCTTCTACTCCCAGTGAGCTCCCGTATGTCCTCTAACAGGATCAGGATAGACAGGCTTTGGCTGCTTTGTTCAACTCTAAACCAGGGTTTAAAGAGGCTCTTCAGTATAAAACATTGTGTGTGCTGCCAATTTTACTGTTTATTCACTTGTTACCTCCTCACAACTATCCCTTTGAAAGAGAAATCACACAGCTGCAATAGAATAAATGGGTTTGAAATCAGGCTCTTTTCAGGTCATATTAATGTTCCCCAATTCATGTAAAGTTTAAAGCCAGATGGAAATTTTCAGCTGTGTTCTTTTTAATGGAGATTGGTTTTTCAACTAAACAACAACAAATCTCAGAATCTGTCTGCTTTTCTCAAACATTTTGGGATTGTTTGTAAAAAAACTGAAaacttaaaacatttttgtttttttttcaaaaccgaAAAATCAGCTTTCACCTGAAAGCTTTCATATGCTAAAAACTCAAGGGGGAAATGGATTTAGGGTTTTCCCACCTACTGAGATTTATCAATGATCCTAAGGCAGCCAGGTGGCTAAATCCTATGAACATTCAGTGGCAGTTAGGTACCTGACCTGCTCAGATGCTGTTGTAACTCCCCAAAGGCACCTTTCTTCTTCTTTAGGTGCTTAAACCCTTTGTAATCCTGGTCTTGTGTCTATCCTGTTAACTTCCAAGGCCTGGAAATAGGGATTCTAGTCCCATTTACCTCCTATATGTCATTTGGCAGCACTGAGCTAGACTGGCTTTAACTGGCGGGTCAACTCTGAGCCAAAAGCTGCTAGTGCGCAGAAAACAAACTGGCTATCAGCTCTGCTGCTCAGTCAATTTTTCCCGTTCAGTAACAGTCCCTTTTACACAGAAACTAACGTAGTTTCAAGAGAAAAAATGATTCTGAAACTATGGTATTATTGAACAGGACTAATGTTCCCCACCCTTGTTCAAAGCCCCATTTCAGATTAGAGATGGTtggaaatttagatttttttttaatagtcgtAGGAATATGAATTTTTGAACTACACAAAGATGTTCAAGGAAAGTATCTCCTATACTCaggtgttttgtttggttttgttgaaATCTGAAAATTCCAACATTCTTTGGTTTGCAATGTACAATTTCTAGTTTACAGTAGTTTTTAGCtgaaaataaattagtttttGATTGCCAAACCCTGCAAATATTTCTGATTTCTGATGCAAAGTCAAAATTATTCACCTTCTTTTTTTCTTACTCGATCTAGATGTCTGACAAGACTGAGAGTTAAATCCTTAGAGTTCAAATTGTAACTTAAATTTAGGTTCTTACTTTCTGCTGGAAAGAAATCTGACAGGCTCTAGATGTTTGATAATAAAAGTCTTAAAGAGTTTGAATTACAATTCATATATCTAGTATTAAATTTGTCTCTATATTAATACCTTCACGTATATAATTGAAAGCAAAATTGATCCTCCAGCGCCAGGATTCTTTGGTCACCTCTCTCTTACGCCTTTATCACTGTATTTTCCAGTGGCAGTTTCCATCTCACTTTGCTGGATATCTTGAGTCTCTCTGCAGTCCCTAGCAGACAGGGATCCACTCCACAGAGGAGTGCTTCCTGCTCAACTCCTTGGACAGGCTTGGCTGAGAGACGAAGGACTAAATGGGATCAGAGACTGAAAActcctcccagcttctggcttgtGCAGAGTTCAGACATGTCACAGCCCAGGATGTTCCTGCTCCCGGGCAAAATATTTGAATCCAGTCTCCAAGGCTTTAAGCCCAGCTCTGATATCACCTCTGGAGCAAACCACCCTGACAGCCTGCCCCACTCTAACTCCACAGAGGGAGAACAGCACCCGCCCTGGCTCTCACATCATGGTAGCACCCCCAGAAGGACCCTTGGCTAAAAACCAGGCATAACAGAAGCCCAAAGCATGTCCCAAggtgtttgcaaaataaaactggGATTTCTAAT from Gopherus flavomarginatus isolate rGopFla2 chromosome 12, rGopFla2.mat.asm, whole genome shotgun sequence includes the following:
- the LOC127032606 gene encoding olfactory receptor 14A16-like codes for the protein MSNQTTVTEFLLLGFSDIRELQILHFVVFLLLYLTSLLGNLLIITAIALDHHLHIPMYFFLMNLSILDLSSISVTIPKSMANSLMNTRSISYSGCVTQIFLVVVFVSAGFAILTVTAYDRYVAICQPLHYVIVMNRRACVQMAASAWISGILYSALHTRNTFAMSFCGENMVDQFFCEIPQILKFPCSDSYHFEVGFLIFSMCLASSCFVSIIVSYVQIFKAVLRIPSKQGWHKAFSTCLPHLFVVSLFLCTSAFAYLKPTSSSTSVLNLIVAVLYSVLPPMMNPIIYSMRNKEIKDALSKWIGWRLFTKNKMSIFLLR